Genomic segment of Desertibacillus haloalkaliphilus:
CCAATCACTAAAATTTTCTTTACATCGTTACGCTTTGGCATGCCGAATCCCCCTCACGATTTCCTTGTTGATTTCTTCCGTTCTTATTGTCTTTAATCATTTCGATAAATGCCTGAAATAGCCCGTTCGCATCTTCTGGTCCAGGCGATGCTTCTGGATGATATTGAACACTAAAGGCCGGGTAATCAAGGTGTGCAACACCTTCTACTGTTCCATCGTTAACAGCCACATGAGTGACCTCTAATCTCGTTTCCTCAAGCGACTTGGCTTCAATTGTATAGCCATGATTTTGTGATGTAATGTCAATGCGTCCAGTCGCCAACTCACGAACAGGGTGGTTCGAACCACGATGACCAAACTTCATTTTCACTGACTTTGCCCCACACGCTAGCGCTAGTAATTGGTGGCCGAGACAAATACCGAAGATTGGGACTTTTCCTACTAAATGTCGGATCATTTCAATTCCCTCAGGAACATTTTCAGGATCTCCCGGTCCATTGCTCAACATAATTCCATCTGGACGTAAGCGGAGAATTTCTTCTGCTGTTGTATCGTAAGGCACGACAATCACATCGCACTCTCGCTTGATTAAGTTTTCTAGTATGCCATGTTTAAAGCCAAAATCGACAAGTACGACACGGTGACCTCTTCCAGGAGCATGATATGGATCTTTTGTTGACACTTGAGCGACTTGATTCGTCGGTAGGCTCGTACTTTTCAGCTCGGCAACCACATCATTCACATCAACATCCATAGAACAGAGTTTCCCTTTTAAAGTTCCATAATTGCGGATCATTCGAGTTAACTTTCTCGTATCGATCCCTTCTAAACCTGGGATATCGTTTGCTTTTAACAATGTATCAAGTGATTCTTCACTTCTCCAATTGCTTGGTTGTATTGCTGCTTCTTTAACAATTAACCCATGGATGGCTGGGGAAATCGATTCAAAATCATCGCGATTAATCCCATAGTTCCCAATAAGCGGATAAGTGAGTGTTACAATTTGAGCACAATACGATGGGTCTGACAAAATTTCCTGATAGCCAGTCATCCCTGTATTAAAGACAACTTCACCCGCCTTCTCATGTTCACTACCAAACGCCTTACCTACAAATACGGTTCCATCTTCTAAAATTAATTGACGTTTCATTGTGTAACCCCTTCCTTTGTCCATACAATTTGCCCGGCAACGATCGTGAGCGATGGCCATCCTTTGCACTCCCAGCCCGTAAATGGCGTATTTTTCCCTTTCGAGACAAACGTACTCGGGTCAATTTTTTCTGTATTGCTTAAATCAATTACAGTTAGGTCTGCCGGCACACCTTCTTTCAACTGTCCATACGGAAGCTCAAAAGCTTGTGCTGGTTTAATCGTTAAAAAGTCAACAAGCTCTTGTAACGTGATAATATTCTTTTCAACGAGGTGTGTATAAAGCAGTGGAAATGCCGTCTCGAGTCCAACAATTCCAAATGGTGCCTCCTCGATTGAGCCAGATTTTTCTTCAGTGGCGTGCGGGGCATGATCGGTTGCGATAAAATCAATCGTTCCGTCACGTAACCCTTCAATCAATGCATCACGATCCTCTTTACTACGTAGTGGTGGATTCATTTTATAAT
This window contains:
- a CDS encoding carbamoyl phosphate synthase small subunit, with translation MKRQLILEDGTVFVGKAFGSEHEKAGEVVFNTGMTGYQEILSDPSYCAQIVTLTYPLIGNYGINRDDFESISPAIHGLIVKEAAIQPSNWRSEESLDTLLKANDIPGLEGIDTRKLTRMIRNYGTLKGKLCSMDVDVNDVVAELKSTSLPTNQVAQVSTKDPYHAPGRGHRVVLVDFGFKHGILENLIKRECDVIVVPYDTTAEEILRLRPDGIMLSNGPGDPENVPEGIEMIRHLVGKVPIFGICLGHQLLALACGAKSVKMKFGHRGSNHPVRELATGRIDITSQNHGYTIEAKSLEETRLEVTHVAVNDGTVEGVAHLDYPAFSVQYHPEASPGPEDANGLFQAFIEMIKDNKNGRNQQGNREGDSACQSVTM